GTGACTTGCTAAAAGCCAATGAGTCCGCTTTATGCGAAGATATCACCGAGATAAAAACCGTTTTAGACAAGTATATGAAGATAAAATCAAAAAATGCGGCTATTGCTAATGTTTTGTCAAGATATTATATAACACAGTTAGAGAATGCTCTTAAAGAAAATATCGACCAAAAAATTATAGAAAACGGTATTAAAAACTATGTTTTATATTATGGAGCAACGGAACAAATCGAATTTTTCTTTGATGATTTCAAAGTACGATATCCTGATTCAAAATTAAATATAAAATCGCAGACAGAGGGTTCTTTAAGCAGTTGGAGACCTTCAATGATAGTTAAATCAATATTAGATTAAAATTTTTAACTTGTAATATAGTTCATTTTTTATATAATTAGCGAATTTTTTACGATAGGAGACTTTTCATGCAGATAAGTGGCGCGCAGATGGTCATTGAAGCTTTAATTGCAGAGGGTGTAGATACCGTCTTTGGCTACCCCGGCGGAGCAATTATGAATGTCTATGATGAGATTTATAAACAAAATAGTTTTCACCATATTTTAACTAGACATGAACAAGCTGCCGTGCATGCTGCCGAAGGCTACTCAAAAGCAAGCGGAAAAGTCGGCGTCGCCATGATTACAAGCGGTCCGGGGTTTACAAATGCGGTTACGGGACTGGCTGACGCTTATATGGATTCGATACCGTTAGTCGTTATAAGCGGGCAGGTTCCTATGAGCCTTATCGGAACGGATGCATTTCAAGAAATAGATGCCGTAGGGATTAGCCGTTCATGCACAAAACATAACTATCTTGTAACTGATGCTTCGGATTTGCCGCGCATATTAAAAGAGGCGTTTTATATAGCAGCAAGCGGCAGACCAGGTCCCGTTCATGTGGATATTCCAAAAGATGTAACTGCTCAAATTGCCGAGTTTGACTACTCCGTAGAGTTAAATCTTGAAACTTATAAACCGCATGTAAGAGGCAATCCTCGCCAAATTAAAAAAGCGATGGAAGCAATTGCTAAAGCAAAAAGACCTCTCTTTTATCTTGGCGGCGGTATCATAAACTCAAATGCGGCTTATGAAGTCAGAGAGTTGGTTCATGCTACGGGGATTCCTGCCGTTGAGACATTTATGGCTAGAGGAACGCTCTCTTATGATGATGAGCTTTTAATCTCTATGCTTGGTATGCACGGTTCGTATGCCGCAAATATGGCTATGAGCGAGACGGATTTGGTCATAGGCTTGGGTGCCAGATTCGACGACCGTGTAACGGGAAAACTCTCCGAGTTTGCAAAAAATGCAGGCGTTATCCATGTAGATATTGATCCGGCTAGTATCTCAAAACTCGTAAAAGCCGATTTTCCTATAGTCGGTGATGTTAAAAATGTTGTAAAAGAGATGTTGGAATCGGTACCTCTAATCAATCCGGCAAAGTATGAAGCTTGGAGAGAGACTATAAGAAATTTTGACGAGCTTCATCCCTTGACTTACCATGAAGATGCGCAGAGGCTAAAACCGCAATGGGTAATTCAGCGGGTAGGAGAGCTTTTAGGAGACGGTGCAAATATCTCTACGGATGTCGGGCAACATCAGATGTGGACAGCGCAATTTTATCCGTTTACCCGCCCCCGCCAATTTATAAGTTCCGGCGGTCTTGGAACCATGGGTTTTGGTTTTCCGGCAGCTATGGGTGTAAAAGTGGCATCACCTGATAAGATAAGTATAAACTTTACGGGTGACGGTTCAATTTTGATGAATTGTCAAGAGTTGATGACTGCAGTTGAGAAAAAAATACCGGTAATTAACATCATACTAAACAACAACTATCTTGGAATGGTTCGTCAGTGGCAAACACTTTTTTACAACAAAAGACATAGTCAAACAGATCTAAGCGTTCAGCCCGATTTCGTAAAACTTGCAGAAGCATTCGGCGGTATCGGATATAGGGTCCATACAAAAGAGGAGTTTGATGCGGCACTAAGAGATGCTGTAGAGAAAAACATAGTTGCTTTTATAGAGGTTATCGTAGAGAGACTTGAAAATGTTATGCCTATGGTACCTGCGGGCGGATCACTGTTTAACATGATGCTATTAGAGAAAAAGGAGAAAAAATAATGCAAGATGAAAGCGCAAGAAGAGTTATCTCTGTAATCGTCGTAAATGAAGCGAGCGTGCTTTCTCGTATTACGGATCTTTTTTCGGGTCGCGGTTACAACATCACATCTTTGACGGTTGCTCCGATTCCAGATAGCAAATACTCAAGGCTTACGATAGTTACTTCAGGTTCTATTAGGGTGATTGAGCAGATAACAAAACAGCTTCATAAACTTATACCTGTTTTAAAAGTTTACGAGCATGCAGATTTGGTTGAAAAAGAGATGGCTTTGATGAAGTTTCCTATATCTGAAAATATTACGGATATCGCTACTTTATGTGCCGCTTACAACGGTAAAATCGTTAATGTCGGGGATAATGTATTTATCGCAATGGTTGCAGACGAGCCAAAGAGAGTTGAAAACCTACTCAAAATAATTAGCAAGTACAATCCAAAAGAGATTGTAAGAAGCGGTGCCGTAGCACTAGAGAGATAAAGCAAGTGCTATTTAGCGATGTTGCTTCGCATCTAAAACTCCAATATTTCGGTGAAGATTTAGAACTGGACTCTATGAATGAGCTAGATTTATCTTCACCATCGCAGTTGACTTTTGCAGTTCATAAAAAGTATGCTTCAAAATTATTATCTTCAAGGGCAAAAGCATATCTCATAACCGATGCTTTAGTGGAGTTTCTTCCTAAAGACTCTTCATACATTGTTTGCGACGATGTATCAATTTCAATGGCTTATGCAACAAAACTCTTTTACAAAAGACCTATAGAGCCGCAACTTCCGCAAGCGGTAGTAGGTAAAAACAGTTATATAGACATTATGGCAAAAGTCGAAAACGGTGTTATTATCGGTTCAAATGTAACCGTTATGGCAGGTGCATATATCGGTACAAATACGGTTATAAATGATAATACGATTATTTATCCGAATGTAACTGTTTACAGAGACTGCGTTATAGGAAGAGATTGCATTATTCATGCAGGAACTGTTGTCGGAGGCGATGGATTTGGTTTTTCTCATACAAAAGAGGGCGAGCATATCAAAATATACCAAAACGGAAATGTCATTATAGAAGATAGCGTAGAAATCGGCGCTAACTGTGCGATAGACAGGGCAGTTTTTAACTCCACTATAATCAGAAAAGGGACGAAGATAGACAACTTTATTCATATTGCACATAACTGCGATATCGGTGAGCATTGTATCTTTGTAGCGCAAACAGGGGTGGGCGGTTCGACTAAACTTGGTCGCAACTGTGTCGTAAGCGGACAGAGCGCTTTTAGCGACCATATAGATATAGCGCCGTTTTCTACTTTTACCGCCAGAAGCGGTGTTACAAAAAGCATTATAGAGAGCGGAGGGGTTTACAGCGGTTATCCGCTTATGAACCATAGAGATTGGAAGAGGCTTCAAGCAAGGATAGGGAAGTTACAGGAGTAAAATGATGGATTTAAGAGAGTGTGCGAAAATAATAAACAGCGATTTTATGGGTGAGAGTTTTAAAATAACAAAGATGAATACTTTAAGAGATGCCTCAAAGAGTGAGATATCTTTTGTTTCAAACTCAAAATATATAAAAGATATTCAAAATTCAAATGCCGGTGCGATAATAGTCGATAAACAGACAAAAGAGTTTGTTCCTGAGGGTTGTGTTGCTTTAGTGGTTGAGAGTCCTTACTGGGAGATGGCAACGCTATCAAAATATTTTGCTCCGCCTATTGAAGATGCTGCTCTTGCAGAACCTCAAATAGGCGAGGGTACGATTGTATCTCCAAAAGCCGAAATCGCAAAAGGTGCGGTAATCGGTAAAAATTGTACGATTATGGCACATGTATACATCGGTGCAAATGCCCAAATCGGCGATAATACGATACTGTATCCGAGCGTAACTATCTACAGAGATTGCAAAGTCGGAAGCGATTGCATTATTCATGCAAATACGACAATAGGGAGCGACGGTTTCGGTTTTGCGACAAACAGACTGGGCGAGCATAGAAAAATTTATCAAAACGGCAATGTTGTAGTAGAAGACAATGTTGAAATCGGCAGTTCAACTACGATAGACAGAGCCGTTTTTGGAACTACGCTTATAAAGCACGGCGTTAGAATCGACAATCTTGTTCAAGTCGGGCATAACTGTATTATCGGAGAGCATTCGGTTCTTGTTGCTCAAGCGGGAATCTCAGGCTCGACTACGATGGGAAGAAATGTAGTAATGGGCGGACAGAGTGCTACGGCAGGTCATTTAAGCATTGCCCCTTTTACGACTATGGCTGCTAGAAGCGGAGTTACGAAGAGTATCAATCAAAGCGGAATGACATTTGCGGGATTTCCTTTGGTTGAACACAAAATATGGCTTAAACTTCAGGCAAAAATTGCTAGACTAATCAAATGAATCTTCTGATTAAATTATAAACTAGATTCCAAGTCAAGCTTGGAATGACGAACTGCCCGTCACCCTGAACTTGATTCAGGGTCTAATTCGATAATTGTTCAGAGACTACAAATAAAAAAAGGTGGTTTTATATGTCAAAAACAATTTTGCTAAACGGAACTAAAAAAGGTGTTATATCAATAACTAAAATAGATGAGCCTTATGGGAAAGGGAGTCATAGTGTTGCTAGTATAGGAATATCTTTAGTCGGAAATGAGAATGAGCCTGAGTGGAAAGTCCATATTCCGTTAGAAAATTTAGATGAAGTTATAGAGGCTCTAAAAGAGTTGGCATAAATAAATTGACGGGAGTGTAGTTGAAAAAGAAGCTATTTCTCTTTTTTTTGTTCTCTACACTTCTTTATGCGCAAAGTTTTTTGCTTTTTTTTGGCGGAAACAAAGCACTGGGAACAAGAGAACTTTATGATGCGCTAGAGATTCATAAGCCCCGTTTCTATGAGTTTTATGCCGATAAGCCCTCCATAGAATTAAAAGATATCGAATTAATTAAACAAACTCTCGAAACTTACTACAAATCCAGAGGCTTTTATCATGCAGATATACTTCATATCAACGATAAAAACTCTATTACAATCATCATTGAAGAAAACGACCCAATCATCGTAAAGAGCGTAACCAAAACGGCAAGCTTAGATATCGGTAAAAAAATTCCTTTTAAAGAGGGCGATATATTTGACGCAAATAAATTTACACAGAGTAAAAAGGATATAAAACTTCTATATGCAAATCACCATTTCTGCGATATCTCTCTAAATGCAAAAGCATGGGTTGACATAGAACAAAACAGTGCTTATTTGACATACGATGTATTGCAAAACGAGAGATGTCATTTTGGAAAAATAGATGTAAAACCGACTGAAAATATTGATGCGGATATATTAAAATCCATACTGTATATAAAAGAGGGTGAGTTATTTACAACAGATAAAATAACAAAAAGTTATGAAAGTATCTACGGATACGAAGGTGTCTCAAAAGCCATAATAGATACAAGTACCGATAAAAACGGAAGTGTCGATGTTACTCTAAGCGTATTTGAAAATGAAAAACCGATTCGCACCCAAGCAGGAGCAGGTATTAGCAGCGATGAAGGAGCCATGCTTTTACTCGGGGCTAAACACAGAAATTTTTTAGGCGATCTAAAAACACTTGGAATTGAAACAAGATTGACTCAAATAAAGCAGACAATCAAAACAAACTTTGATATGCCTCTTTTAAATAAAAATTTTACCGGCTTTGAAGTAAGGTACGAAAATGAGAGGTTTACGACTTTTAAAGAAGACAGGATTTCGGCAGATCTATTTTTAAAGCAAAATTTTTTACCTCATACATTTAAAGAGAGTCTTGTTTTTGATAAATCCAGAACATACGACAGCGACGATGAAACACTGTTTCCTAAGGGTTCTCTGTTTTTAATCTCTCCAAAACTTGAGTGGGGCTACGACACGAGAGATAAGATACTGGAAGCTACAAGCGGATATTTTGTAAATTCTCAGATTATGGGTTCGTTAAAAAGTACTCTCTCTGATGCATCTTACTACAAATTTAAAGTAAACGGCGGCTATATTTTCCCCATAGATGATTATATTTTTGGATTAAAGGCAACTTTTGGTTCACTCGGCGTAAGTGACGGTTATATTCCCTCATCTTATCGTTTTTTTGCCGGCGGGATGTACAGCAATCGCGCCTACGGTTATAGAAAACTCGGTCCGACGAATAGCCAAAACGATCCAATCGGTTCAGACTCTATTTTAGAAGCGACTGCCGAGATGAGATTTGATATCTACGGCAGTTTAAGAGGAGTTATTTTTAGCGATAACACATATTTGGGAAACGGCAGTGTACCTAGTTATGACAACGGATATTATAGTGCAGGTTTCGGACTTCGCTATAAAACTCCGATTGGACCGATTGCGATAGACTTTGGCTTTGATATAGCAGACCCGACAAAACAGTACGCTATTCATTTTCATATCGGAGAGCTGTTTTGATAAAAAAAATCTATCTTTTTTTTTCAAATGTATTAAAATCTCTGATTTTTTTAGCAGCGGTGAGTTTTTTTGTTCTATTTCAAGAGGATATCGCTGTGTACTTGGCAAAACAACAGTTAGAAGAGTACGCTATCGAGTATAAATCTATTGAGGGCAGACTTTTTGACGGAGTTGTAGTAAAAGAGTTGAGATATAAAGATATCGTAAAAATAGACGAACTAAAAATCAATTATAATTTTCTTATGCTTCTAAATCCTACTCCAAGGCTAAAATCTCTCAGTGCGGAGGAGGTTTATGTAGATGTTGATAAAGTCTTAAAGTTATCAGACGCTCAGACTACACCGTTAATCTTTGCTCTAAACATCTCAAATATTGATTTAAAAAATGGGAAAATCCGATATAAAGATGAAGCGTACTTTTTTGATTTAAGCGGTTCCGATTTGAGTATCAGAGATAAAATAGATTTTGAAAATATTGTGCTGGATTTAAATACATCCTATGGTAAAGCATTTATGGAAGGCAATATTAAAGCAAATCATCTAAGAGGCAAATCTGCTCTTTTGGTAGATAAAAAGATAGAAGAGAAGTATCTTGGTTTTTTAACATACACGCCAAAAAAATTGAATGTTGATTTGGATGTTTCGACTGCAAAAATGACTCTAAAAACATCGATAGAAAAAATAACGCACAAAGAGATAGAAAATCTTGAGTTAAATAGTGCCGATATAAATCTGATTTACAATTTTAAAGATAGTTTTTTAACTATATCTGCAAATTACAAGGCTTTTTATGAAAAATTAGAAGCATATATAAGGCAAGAGAGTTTGGTTGGATTTGATGCAAAATATGAGTCAAAACTAAAAGTTGATTTGATAAAAGACGGTTTTAATCTGCCTTTTAAAGATTTTGCTATGAATATAAAAACAGATAAAGGCGGCAGTAAAATTGATTTTGCTGCAAAAGATATCAGTATAAAAGCAGATACGCGAGATTATAGAAAATTTTTATTTTACGCAGATACAAAGTATGCAAATTTTGACGGCAACTTTGAGATAGATAAAAATCTTTCAAGCTTGCATTCAGAGGTCTATCCAAAAAAAGATATGCCCTATTTTAAGGAGCTAAAACTTGAAAAAATCCCTAAATTCGGTATCTTTTTATCTAAAAATAGAGAAGGGATTAAAGCAGACTTATATACGGATTTGGTCTCTTTAACGCTCCAAAAAGGCGATACGAACGACATAAAAGGCATAGCAAAAATAGGCTCAAGCAGGTTTGACATCGTAGGGAATTTGGATGAGAAATTATTTTATGCAGATTCAAAGATAGAGTCGTTAAAGAGAGTGCTTCAAGAACTTGATTTAAAACTTTTTGATAAAAATATACTTTTTGATGCAAAAGTCAAAGCAAACACGGTCATCTCTTATAAAAATGAGCTTGAAATAACCGCAAAAGTAGATTTGCCTTGGTATACATTAAAAATTGATTCTCAAAATTCATATAAAAACAAGGACGCTTTTTTTGAATTTTTTTATAAAAACAGCGAGGTTACTCTTCAAAGATATAAAGTTGAGATACTAAATTATAAGATACATTCAGACAAGCCGTCAAAAGTAGTTATAGACGAAAACGGCGATATAGCACTTAGAGAATTTTGGATTTATGACAATCTGCTCTTAAGCGGATTGGTAAAACTCTCAGATATGAGCGCAGATATTAACATCAAAAGCGATAGTTTTCATTATGAGACAAAAGATGTAAATGTTACTTTTAAAATGGATTTGCAAGCCGCTTTAGACAGCAAGGGCAGAGAGAAAATCGAGGGCGATATAACTATCTTGGACGGAGCTGTAATGTATCCTTTTTTAAAAGAGTTTGCTATCGGGGATGAGGATATTATAATCATACAGGATATAAAAAAAGAGGATAGCAAAGAGAGCAAAAAAGAGAATAGAGAGCTAAATATTCGCATAAATTCATCAAAACCGATGAGTTATAAGGTAAAAGAGGCGGATGTTACTTTTACTCCTGATTTAACGCTCTATCAAGAAGCAGGCGCGCAGATGAAGCTGCTGGGAATGATAACCATTCATAAAGGAAAGGTAATCTTGCGCGATAAAATTTTTGAGTTTGATGAGAGCGAGATCTACTTTTACGATGAAAAATATACAAATCCATACTTAAATTTAAATCTGCACTACCATACACTTGACTATATAGATATAGGCATTTTTATAACAAACAGGGTTGATTCGCCGGTAATACTTTTCTCTTCAAACCCGCAAATGAGTCAAGAAGACATAATGTCGTATATCCTATTCGGCGGCAGCGCTTCATCCGTTTTTGACTCAAAAAGCAAGGATTCAAAGAGTGCGCTAGGCGGTGCGCTTCTTGGAGCAGGCATAAAAGAGCTGTTTAACAAATCCACAAGTTTAAAGATAGACACCCTAAATATCTTGACAAATGAGAGCGGCACGCTGGGGTACGAGATAGGAACCAGATTTAATAAAAGAATCCGTATAGTTTATAAAAATAATGAAATTTCAACGCTAATACTTCAATACGGCATAAACAAATCAGTACGAATAGATGTCGAAGTAAAAGAGACAGGGCAGGGAGTTACGGTGTACTATATGAAAGATTTCAAATCTCCCAATTGGGATGATTTGAAAAAATAAGTTTTAAAGTTCTTTTACAAACTCTTCGATTCGTTTGATACCCGTGCGTATGCTCTCTATGTCGGTAGCAAAGCTGAATCTTGCATAGCCTTCGCTTCCAAAGCCTACACCGGGAACTAAAGCTACGCCTTTTTTCTCTAAAAGTTCTTTACAAAACTCCATAGAGTCGTTAGATACCTTTTTGATATTAATGAAAAGGTAAAAAGCGCCGTCGGGTTTATAAACGCTAAGTCCGTCTATAGCATTTATAAGTTTTACAGCTTCATCGCGTCGCTCTTTAAATGCCACTCTCATCTTCTCTATATCCGCATCTGCATCACCGTTTAAACCGACAATCGCAGCTTTTTGAGTAATAGAGTTGATATTTGAAGTGCTTTGACTTTGAAGTTTTTTAGTCGCTTGGATAATCTCCGTATTGTGAGCAGCCATATAACCGAATCTCCAACCCGTCATAGCAACAGATTTGCTAAGACCGTTGATAGTGATGGTTCTTTTATACATATCTTCACTAACAGCCGCAGCAGATGTAAACTCGCCGTCGTAGATAAGTTTTTCGTACATCTCATCACTTGCAACTAAAACATCAGTTCCCTCTAAAACTTTACCGAGTGCGGTTAGTTCCGCTTTTGAGTAAACAGAGCCTGTCGGATTTGACGGGCTTGTAAGAACTATCATCTTTGTTTTTGTAGTAAGAGCATTTTTTAACTGCTCAGGCGTGATTTTAAATGAACTCTCGTCATTTGTTTCAATCTCTATAACCGTTCCGCCGTAGTATAGAACTAGTTCAGGGTAGGTAACCCAATAAGGAGCAGGTATGATTACTTCGTCGCCTTTTTGGATTGTTGCCGCAAAAAGGTTAAACAAGGAGTGCTTTGCACCGTTGTTTGTAATAATCTGATTTGGAGCGTAAGTTAAGCCGTTATCTCTTTTAAGTTTATTTGCTATGGCAGCTTTGAGCGCAGGAATACCGTCTACGGGTGTGTATTTTGTAAAACCTTCATTTATAGCCGCAATTGCAGCATCTTTGATAACTTGTGGGGTGTCAAAATCAGGTTCACCCGCAGAAAAGCTTAGTATATCTTTGCCCTGAGCTTTTAGCTCACCCGCGAGTGTTGAGATTGCAATTGTAATTGATTCAGATAGTGTATTTACGCGATCTGTTAGCATTAGTAACCCTTTTTTTCTTTTAAATTTATTACGCTAAACCATTTAGCTACGCTAGCCGCTATGGCGCTAAAGCTTGCCGCATAAAGCGGCAGAAGAACTTCTTGCAAAACTGCAAGAAGTTTATTGGGCGAATTATACTAAAAAAAATTTAATTTTTCATTGCTCTGATGAATGATTCGTAAATATTTTCAAGTTCCAAATCTTGTTCAAGAAGCTCTTTGTTATCTTCGACTAAAATATGCTCTAAAACTGCAACGCGTTTTAGCAGATATTCAAACATCTCTTTGTTGATGTCGGGAAGAAGATTGTGCATTAGCGGCTCTTTGCATCTCCCTTTTTCTATCACATGAGCAGGGATACCGATCGCCGTAGCATTGTTTGGAACAGGTTTTACTACAACTGAATTTGCACCGATTTTTGCATATTCGCCTATGACTATATTTCCTAAAACCTTTGCTCCTGCACCGATAACGGCACCTTTTTTTATAGTCGGATGTCGTTTTCCCTGTGTGAGAGAAACACCGCCGAGCGTAACGCCTTGGTATATTAAAACATCATCTTCTATAATAGCCGTTTGTCCGATTACGACACCCGTCCCGTGGTCTATAAAGACTCTTTTGCCGATTACGGCTCCTGGGTGAATATCTATGTTTGTAATAATCTGGTTTAGTCCCATAATGATTCTAGCTAAACTTTTAAAGTTAGCCATATAGAGTCTGTGCGCCACTCTGTACCAAGCAACCGCCCAGACGCCGGGGTAATTAAATAAAAAATCAAACTTAGAGTTAAGTGCCGGATCATTGTTGTAAGCATTTAAAAAATCTTCTTTGATTTCAGCAAAAAGTCCCAAGCTCAACTCCTAATTTGTAGTTCTCAAATAACCGTTTTGTTGTAAAAACAGTTCTAATTTTGCAAGTGTATCACTTTTTTCTTTTTCTGAAATAAACTTTGAATTTGACAAATCATTTTTCAGCTTCGTATGTAAAATTTTTGAATCGTATCCTATGGAGTCTAAAATATCCAAAATGCTCTTTGATTCAACGGCATTTTTTATCTCATAAGAGTGTTCGTCTATCGTAATCGTGTATTCGCTTGGATGAGTAAATAGGTTATGGTTCATTCCAAGCGTTTCTTGATATGCGCCGACATTGAAAAAACCTAAAAAATACTCCTCTTCATCAAGATTTACATCATG
This portion of the Sulfurimonas sp. genome encodes:
- a CDS encoding acetolactate synthase large subunit, with amino-acid sequence MQISGAQMVIEALIAEGVDTVFGYPGGAIMNVYDEIYKQNSFHHILTRHEQAAVHAAEGYSKASGKVGVAMITSGPGFTNAVTGLADAYMDSIPLVVISGQVPMSLIGTDAFQEIDAVGISRSCTKHNYLVTDASDLPRILKEAFYIAASGRPGPVHVDIPKDVTAQIAEFDYSVELNLETYKPHVRGNPRQIKKAMEAIAKAKRPLFYLGGGIINSNAAYEVRELVHATGIPAVETFMARGTLSYDDELLISMLGMHGSYAANMAMSETDLVIGLGARFDDRVTGKLSEFAKNAGVIHVDIDPASISKLVKADFPIVGDVKNVVKEMLESVPLINPAKYEAWRETIRNFDELHPLTYHEDAQRLKPQWVIQRVGELLGDGANISTDVGQHQMWTAQFYPFTRPRQFISSGGLGTMGFGFPAAMGVKVASPDKISINFTGDGSILMNCQELMTAVEKKIPVINIILNNNYLGMVRQWQTLFYNKRHSQTDLSVQPDFVKLAEAFGGIGYRVHTKEEFDAALRDAVEKNIVAFIEVIVERLENVMPMVPAGGSLFNMMLLEKKEKK
- the ilvN gene encoding acetolactate synthase small subunit, whose amino-acid sequence is MQDESARRVISVIVVNEASVLSRITDLFSGRGYNITSLTVAPIPDSKYSRLTIVTSGSIRVIEQITKQLHKLIPVLKVYEHADLVEKEMALMKFPISENITDIATLCAAYNGKIVNVGDNVFIAMVADEPKRVENLLKIISKYNPKEIVRSGAVALER
- the lpxD gene encoding UDP-3-O-(3-hydroxymyristoyl)glucosamine N-acyltransferase, giving the protein MLFSDVASHLKLQYFGEDLELDSMNELDLSSPSQLTFAVHKKYASKLLSSRAKAYLITDALVEFLPKDSSYIVCDDVSISMAYATKLFYKRPIEPQLPQAVVGKNSYIDIMAKVENGVIIGSNVTVMAGAYIGTNTVINDNTIIYPNVTVYRDCVIGRDCIIHAGTVVGGDGFGFSHTKEGEHIKIYQNGNVIIEDSVEIGANCAIDRAVFNSTIIRKGTKIDNFIHIAHNCDIGEHCIFVAQTGVGGSTKLGRNCVVSGQSAFSDHIDIAPFSTFTARSGVTKSIIESGGVYSGYPLMNHRDWKRLQARIGKLQE
- the lpxD gene encoding UDP-3-O-(3-hydroxymyristoyl)glucosamine N-acyltransferase, whose translation is MDLRECAKIINSDFMGESFKITKMNTLRDASKSEISFVSNSKYIKDIQNSNAGAIIVDKQTKEFVPEGCVALVVESPYWEMATLSKYFAPPIEDAALAEPQIGEGTIVSPKAEIAKGAVIGKNCTIMAHVYIGANAQIGDNTILYPSVTIYRDCKVGSDCIIHANTTIGSDGFGFATNRLGEHRKIYQNGNVVVEDNVEIGSSTTIDRAVFGTTLIKHGVRIDNLVQVGHNCIIGEHSVLVAQAGISGSTTMGRNVVMGGQSATAGHLSIAPFTTMAARSGVTKSINQSGMTFAGFPLVEHKIWLKLQAKIARLIK
- a CDS encoding BamA/TamA family outer membrane protein; this translates as MKKKLFLFFLFSTLLYAQSFLLFFGGNKALGTRELYDALEIHKPRFYEFYADKPSIELKDIELIKQTLETYYKSRGFYHADILHINDKNSITIIIEENDPIIVKSVTKTASLDIGKKIPFKEGDIFDANKFTQSKKDIKLLYANHHFCDISLNAKAWVDIEQNSAYLTYDVLQNERCHFGKIDVKPTENIDADILKSILYIKEGELFTTDKITKSYESIYGYEGVSKAIIDTSTDKNGSVDVTLSVFENEKPIRTQAGAGISSDEGAMLLLGAKHRNFLGDLKTLGIETRLTQIKQTIKTNFDMPLLNKNFTGFEVRYENERFTTFKEDRISADLFLKQNFLPHTFKESLVFDKSRTYDSDDETLFPKGSLFLISPKLEWGYDTRDKILEATSGYFVNSQIMGSLKSTLSDASYYKFKVNGGYIFPIDDYIFGLKATFGSLGVSDGYIPSSYRFFAGGMYSNRAYGYRKLGPTNSQNDPIGSDSILEATAEMRFDIYGSLRGVIFSDNTYLGNGSVPSYDNGYYSAGFGLRYKTPIGPIAIDFGFDIADPTKQYAIHFHIGELF
- a CDS encoding translocation/assembly module TamB domain-containing protein, coding for MIKKIYLFFSNVLKSLIFLAAVSFFVLFQEDIAVYLAKQQLEEYAIEYKSIEGRLFDGVVVKELRYKDIVKIDELKINYNFLMLLNPTPRLKSLSAEEVYVDVDKVLKLSDAQTTPLIFALNISNIDLKNGKIRYKDEAYFFDLSGSDLSIRDKIDFENIVLDLNTSYGKAFMEGNIKANHLRGKSALLVDKKIEEKYLGFLTYTPKKLNVDLDVSTAKMTLKTSIEKITHKEIENLELNSADINLIYNFKDSFLTISANYKAFYEKLEAYIRQESLVGFDAKYESKLKVDLIKDGFNLPFKDFAMNIKTDKGGSKIDFAAKDISIKADTRDYRKFLFYADTKYANFDGNFEIDKNLSSLHSEVYPKKDMPYFKELKLEKIPKFGIFLSKNREGIKADLYTDLVSLTLQKGDTNDIKGIAKIGSSRFDIVGNLDEKLFYADSKIESLKRVLQELDLKLFDKNILFDAKVKANTVISYKNELEITAKVDLPWYTLKIDSQNSYKNKDAFFEFFYKNSEVTLQRYKVEILNYKIHSDKPSKVVIDENGDIALREFWIYDNLLLSGLVKLSDMSADINIKSDSFHYETKDVNVTFKMDLQAALDSKGREKIEGDITILDGAVMYPFLKEFAIGDEDIIIIQDIKKEDSKESKKENRELNIRINSSKPMSYKVKEADVTFTPDLTLYQEAGAQMKLLGMITIHKGKVILRDKIFEFDESEIYFYDEKYTNPYLNLNLHYHTLDYIDIGIFITNRVDSPVILFSSNPQMSQEDIMSYILFGGSASSVFDSKSKDSKSALGGALLGAGIKELFNKSTSLKIDTLNILTNESGTLGYEIGTRFNKRIRIVYKNNEISTLILQYGINKSVRIDVEVKETGQGVTVYYMKDFKSPNWDDLKK
- a CDS encoding pyridoxal phosphate-dependent aminotransferase gives rise to the protein MLTDRVNTLSESITIAISTLAGELKAQGKDILSFSAGEPDFDTPQVIKDAAIAAINEGFTKYTPVDGIPALKAAIANKLKRDNGLTYAPNQIITNNGAKHSLFNLFAATIQKGDEVIIPAPYWVTYPELVLYYGGTVIEIETNDESSFKITPEQLKNALTTKTKMIVLTSPSNPTGSVYSKAELTALGKVLEGTDVLVASDEMYEKLIYDGEFTSAAAVSEDMYKRTITINGLSKSVAMTGWRFGYMAAHNTEIIQATKKLQSQSTSNINSITQKAAIVGLNGDADADIEKMRVAFKERRDEAVKLINAIDGLSVYKPDGAFYLFINIKKVSNDSMEFCKELLEKKGVALVPGVGFGSEGYARFSFATDIESIRTGIKRIEEFVKEL
- the cysE gene encoding serine O-acetyltransferase, which encodes MGLFAEIKEDFLNAYNNDPALNSKFDFLFNYPGVWAVAWYRVAHRLYMANFKSLARIIMGLNQIITNIDIHPGAVIGKRVFIDHGTGVVIGQTAIIEDDVLIYQGVTLGGVSLTQGKRHPTIKKGAVIGAGAKVLGNIVIGEYAKIGANSVVVKPVPNNATAIGIPAHVIEKGRCKEPLMHNLLPDINKEMFEYLLKRVAVLEHILVEDNKELLEQDLELENIYESFIRAMKN